The proteins below are encoded in one region of Candidatus Palauibacter soopunensis:
- a CDS encoding CRTAC1 family protein: MNARHAGPLSICLLAAATACGPDEREDAEAPSYTQTRPSFTAREGSDATTSIRFTDVTAAAGIDFVHATGAFGEKWMPETMGSGVVVLDYDGDRWPDLFFVNSTGWEGRAEDRGATSTLLRNLGDGTFRDVTREAGLDRPIYGMGAAAADYDGDGDTDLYVTAVGDNRLYRNDGGRFTDVTAGTGTAGNAPGAADPAWSTAAAWFDADGDGWLDLLVCNYVDWTPETDLFFTRDGVNKSYATPEEYNGESCRLLRNEPASGGGAGAGAPSARRFRDVTADSGLENPEGKSLGIVIDDFTGDGLPDVAIANDTYQNFLYRNEGDGTFVDVALDAGVAFDEFGRARAGMGVDVGDILNRGQLSIAIGNFSNEPVSLFTQIQEGLFQDLAGSARLTRSTLLPLTFGLRFADFDLDRYVDLVLGNGHIEPEIEAIQGDVTFAQPPQLFRNDGRGGFIDAGAMAGGGFDEPIVARGVATLDFDRDGDLDLVVSTNGGPAKLFRNDLEPGPGWVRLGLEGAAPNLGAVGATVRVFVGDVAQRFVVSTASSYLSQSEANPVLAGLGGAPRADSVVVVWPGGARTVTGPVEAGAALTIRE, encoded by the coding sequence ATGAACGCTCGCCACGCCGGACCCCTCTCGATCTGCCTCCTCGCGGCGGCGACGGCCTGCGGTCCCGACGAACGGGAAGATGCGGAGGCGCCGTCCTATACCCAGACACGCCCGAGCTTCACGGCGCGCGAGGGCAGCGACGCGACGACCTCGATCCGATTCACGGACGTCACCGCGGCGGCGGGGATCGACTTCGTCCACGCCACGGGCGCCTTCGGCGAGAAGTGGATGCCCGAGACTATGGGCAGCGGCGTCGTGGTCCTCGATTACGACGGAGATCGGTGGCCGGATCTGTTCTTCGTGAACAGCACCGGCTGGGAGGGACGCGCGGAGGACCGGGGCGCCACCTCCACGCTCCTGCGGAACCTCGGAGACGGGACGTTCCGCGACGTGACGCGAGAGGCCGGCCTCGACCGGCCCATCTACGGCATGGGGGCGGCGGCGGCCGACTACGACGGGGACGGGGACACGGACCTCTATGTGACGGCGGTCGGGGACAACCGGCTGTACCGGAACGACGGGGGACGATTCACCGACGTGACCGCGGGGACGGGCACGGCGGGGAACGCGCCGGGCGCGGCGGATCCCGCCTGGTCCACGGCGGCGGCCTGGTTCGACGCGGACGGGGACGGCTGGCTCGACCTCCTCGTCTGCAACTACGTGGACTGGACGCCGGAGACCGACCTCTTCTTCACCCGCGACGGCGTGAATAAATCCTATGCGACCCCCGAGGAATACAACGGCGAGTCCTGCCGCCTGCTGCGGAACGAGCCGGCTTCCGGGGGCGGTGCGGGCGCCGGCGCTCCCTCCGCACGGCGCTTCCGGGACGTGACGGCCGATTCCGGTCTCGAGAATCCCGAGGGGAAGTCGCTCGGCATCGTCATCGACGACTTCACCGGGGACGGCCTGCCGGATGTCGCGATCGCGAACGACACCTACCAGAACTTCCTCTACCGGAACGAGGGGGACGGGACGTTCGTCGACGTGGCCCTCGATGCGGGGGTCGCCTTCGACGAGTTCGGCCGGGCGCGGGCGGGCATGGGGGTCGACGTCGGCGACATCCTCAACCGCGGGCAGCTCTCGATCGCGATCGGCAACTTCTCGAACGAGCCCGTGTCGCTGTTCACGCAGATCCAGGAGGGGTTGTTCCAGGATCTGGCCGGGTCGGCGCGGCTCACGCGGTCGACGCTGCTGCCGCTCACGTTCGGGCTCCGCTTCGCGGACTTCGACCTCGACCGCTACGTGGATCTCGTGCTGGGGAACGGCCACATCGAGCCGGAGATCGAGGCGATCCAGGGGGACGTGACCTTCGCGCAGCCGCCTCAGTTGTTCCGGAACGATGGGCGCGGGGGGTTCATCGACGCCGGCGCGATGGCGGGCGGGGGATTCGACGAGCCGATCGTGGCGCGGGGCGTGGCGACGCTCGACTTCGACCGGGACGGGGACCTCGACCTCGTGGTGTCGACGAACGGCGGGCCGGCGAAGCTGTTCCGCAACGACCTCGAGCCCGGCCCCGGGTGGGTGCGGTTGGGCCTGGAGGGGGCTGCGCCGAATCTCGGCGCCGTCGGGGCGACGGTCCGGGTGTTCGTGGGAGACGTGGCGCAGCGGTTCGTGGTTTCGACCGCCTCGTCCTATCTGTCGCAGTCCGAGGCGAACCCCGTGCTCGCGGGTCTGGGCGGGGCGCCGCGGGCTGACAGCGTCGTCGTGGTCTGGCCCGGAGGTGCCCGAACCGTCACCGGACCCGTTGAGGCGGGCGCGGCACTCACAATCCGCGAGTAG
- a CDS encoding choice-of-anchor B family protein, whose amino-acid sequence MTPSSPARLAAALRPATPQPALLFVIACAAAVFAGTPVAGQSGSFGHSVLIHEGELLVAEPTTNFRPGAVYVYTRGEEGWMESGVIRGPDPEIADGFGTVLAAAGDHLFVGMRGTGIQIFGRGEGGGWVWRDAITAEEVSGLSPDCRFDGYCGTDFGLALAAEGEWLMVGTPDPADGPGGGGLDVRDDAGAAGTIHAYRRGADGRWTKRTELRPSGGGPGDRFGAVVAFTERGLLVGAPGWGPRIEGGGEARGESREGTGRVYRFDLSGDGWTETGSIGSAEGAGSGFGVALSAEGDRLLIGAPGADADRGAVLVYAWEVGSGSWVAEERIVLEGGAEGDRFGAAVAFSGPDVWVGAPTERENETGAVLVYEAEADGTLPGRPRRIALPREETVERDRFGGLVVADGALAAVGAPGMHHQSGSVHLFEDSGPGWAAAGMLASAPDALEPMVGEERRCVEGSVGPFDCSEVELLAFIPNSILRAEGSARGVRANDNWGWTDRETGREYALVGRNDGTSFIDLSDPTRPVLVGDLPKPDGTPPSQLWRDIKTYKDHAFIVADGAGDHGMQVFDLTRLRDVAPGDMPALFEPDVHYRGVASSHNIVINEETGFAYAVGSGAGRESCGGGLHMIDINDPRNPEFVGCFQEDGGTHDAQCVLYRGPDERYEGREICLNSNGRYFQIADVTDKENPYAVSRATSPNAAYIHQGWLTPDHRYFYQDDESDVISGAVETTRTLIWDLSDLEDPVLVNQFMGSLPASAHNLYLKDGFAYQANYRYGLHVLDISDPVNPHEVGFFDTAPYQEGPGFGGAWSTYPFFESGTILVTSMREGLFVLKKTVRPVS is encoded by the coding sequence ATGACCCCTTCGAGCCCCGCGCGCCTCGCCGCCGCCCTCCGTCCCGCCACGCCGCAGCCCGCCCTGCTCTTCGTGATCGCGTGCGCCGCCGCCGTCTTCGCCGGCACTCCGGTCGCGGGCCAGTCGGGCTCGTTCGGCCACTCGGTGCTGATCCACGAAGGCGAGCTCCTCGTAGCCGAGCCGACCACCAACTTCCGCCCCGGCGCCGTGTATGTGTACACAAGAGGAGAGGAGGGGTGGATGGAGTCCGGCGTGATTCGCGGGCCGGACCCCGAGATCGCCGATGGTTTTGGCACGGTGCTGGCCGCCGCCGGCGACCATCTCTTCGTCGGCATGCGCGGGACCGGCATCCAGATCTTCGGGCGTGGCGAGGGCGGCGGATGGGTATGGCGGGACGCGATCACGGCCGAAGAGGTCAGCGGTCTTTCGCCGGACTGCCGCTTCGACGGCTATTGCGGGACCGACTTCGGATTGGCGCTGGCGGCGGAGGGCGAGTGGCTGATGGTGGGCACGCCCGACCCGGCCGATGGTCCGGGCGGAGGGGGGCTGGACGTCCGGGACGATGCCGGCGCGGCGGGCACGATCCACGCGTACCGGCGCGGCGCCGACGGCCGGTGGACGAAGCGGACGGAGTTGCGCCCTTCGGGCGGCGGCCCGGGCGACCGCTTCGGAGCGGTGGTGGCCTTTACGGAACGCGGCCTGCTCGTCGGTGCTCCGGGCTGGGGTCCGCGGATCGAGGGAGGCGGCGAGGCCCGGGGTGAGAGCCGCGAGGGGACGGGCCGCGTCTACCGCTTCGACCTGAGTGGGGACGGCTGGACGGAAACCGGATCGATAGGGTCGGCGGAAGGCGCGGGCTCCGGCTTCGGTGTCGCGCTCTCCGCGGAGGGCGACCGGCTTCTGATCGGCGCGCCGGGCGCGGACGCCGATCGCGGGGCGGTCCTCGTGTACGCCTGGGAGGTCGGCTCCGGTTCGTGGGTGGCCGAGGAGCGGATAGTGCTCGAAGGCGGCGCAGAGGGCGACCGCTTCGGCGCGGCGGTCGCCTTCTCCGGACCCGACGTGTGGGTGGGTGCGCCAACGGAGCGCGAGAACGAGACCGGTGCCGTCCTGGTCTACGAGGCCGAAGCGGACGGCACCCTTCCCGGGCGGCCGCGCCGCATCGCCCTCCCTCGCGAAGAGACGGTGGAGCGCGACCGTTTCGGCGGACTGGTGGTCGCGGACGGAGCGCTCGCGGCGGTTGGAGCGCCCGGCATGCACCATCAGTCGGGCTCCGTCCACCTCTTCGAGGACAGCGGCCCCGGCTGGGCGGCGGCGGGCATGCTCGCAAGCGCCCCCGATGCCCTCGAGCCCATGGTCGGCGAGGAGCGCCGCTGCGTGGAGGGCAGCGTCGGCCCCTTCGATTGCAGTGAAGTCGAGCTGCTCGCGTTCATTCCCAACTCCATTCTGCGGGCCGAGGGCAGCGCCCGGGGCGTCCGCGCCAACGACAACTGGGGGTGGACCGACCGAGAGACCGGGCGCGAGTATGCGCTGGTGGGACGCAACGACGGCACCTCGTTCATCGACCTGTCGGATCCCACCCGTCCGGTCTTGGTCGGCGATCTGCCCAAACCCGACGGCACGCCCCCGTCGCAGCTGTGGCGCGACATCAAGACGTACAAGGACCACGCCTTCATCGTGGCCGACGGAGCGGGCGACCACGGCATGCAGGTCTTCGACCTCACCCGCCTGCGCGACGTGGCGCCCGGCGACATGCCCGCGCTCTTCGAGCCCGACGTCCACTACCGTGGGGTGGCGAGCTCGCACAACATCGTGATCAACGAGGAAACCGGGTTCGCCTACGCGGTGGGCAGCGGCGCGGGGCGCGAATCCTGCGGCGGCGGTCTTCACATGATCGACATCAACGACCCCCGGAATCCCGAGTTCGTTGGGTGCTTTCAGGAGGACGGCGGCACCCACGACGCGCAGTGCGTGCTCTACCGGGGTCCCGACGAACGATACGAGGGGCGCGAGATCTGCCTCAACTCGAACGGACGGTACTTTCAGATCGCCGACGTGACCGACAAGGAGAACCCCTACGCGGTGTCTCGCGCGACGTCGCCCAATGCCGCCTACATCCACCAGGGGTGGCTCACTCCCGATCACCGCTACTTCTATCAGGACGACGAGTCCGACGTGATCTCCGGCGCGGTCGAAACCACGCGGACATTGATTTGGGACTTGAGCGACCTGGAGGATCCGGTGCTTGTCAACCAGTTCATGGGCTCGCTTCCCGCCAGCGCCCACAATCTCTACCTGAAGGACGGCTTCGCGTATCAGGCCAACTACCGCTACGGCCTCCACGTGCTCGACATCTCCGATCCCGTGAACCCGCACGAAGTGGGCTTCTTCGACACGGCCCCGTATCAGGAGGGTCCGGGCTTCGGCGGGGCGTGGAGCACGTATCCGTTCTTCGAGAGCGGCACCATTCTCGTCACGAGCATGCGCGAGGGGCTCTTCGTGCTCAAGAAGACGGTGCGGCCGGTAAGTTAG
- a CDS encoding FG-GAP-like repeat-containing protein codes for MTFLALIVGCGEAGAPVPEASLAEILATRGTADAALQQDRLEDARSDYQRLVEMAPAEAAGYAGLGLTALKAADYEAAEENLLEARERAPDDPELTLALATLRTETGDFGEARALLDETLAADPGHARSLWGLAEVEARAAGVDSDARVDVLARLAAAAPGNLAGLAALAEAQLARGELDAALGTIESLRQVAPDFRPGPRAAFEAAEDALLDGDAPTAISQFADFRAAFEVTSPYQASLEELRQPGGPLAGVAQLDFSFLVTLRVQEPEAVLGALRYTEASDLAGLAALAPSSETGAATEAPVAAATAIGDLDGDGDEDLLWSRDGEGRALRVDLGRYVDASDEVGAIDAGDAVAAIWVDFDDDRRLDAWFAGSAPRAYRNDPAGGFEEIALPPAAGSAGAATSAAHGVFAADLDQDGDLDVFEPHTGANRLFRNNGDLTFAEMAADFGLAGPADADTRGAAFGDLDDDRDLDIVLAEGDGGLRLLDNERAATFAERTERLSDAASEPAQAVAVGDVNGDGWLDIAAAGADRVRLLHGSPSDAFTLAATVPLNGLAPRDLLFVDFDNDGRLDLAVAGTPPASGAPSGSGLRLFRNEGEGRLAAADDFLPDLPFALRSVRSFDYNEDGDADLLVLGADGNPRLLRNDGGNANHYFRLDLAGLGEGSRKNNRFGIGARVEVRAGDLFQVHTVTDPTTLIGLDGRLKADVVRVYWPNGVPQDLYFPGTDQDLVEEQTLKGSCPMLYVWDGDGFEFVGDMMWKSALGMPLGILGGGQRAYAPAFPSQEYRRLPDGVFQPLDGEYVMQITEELWETIYVDGVNLVAVDHPSEIDVYVNEAFIPPAPIDLELWRVGERHAPVSATDEDGRDHREALAERDFDYVSSFRPGRFQGIAEPHELILDLGPEAASGDVTLFLTGWIFPTDASINVAMGQSDALAPHFPELDVMGPGGEWQPAIPGLSFPSGKDKTVVADLRGLFPTDDRRVRIRTNLMVYWDEAFFTTGAAHPAADEHRVTSLAPRNADIHYRGFAREYRKGGRYGPHWFDYDSVTVEPRWHDLFGLYTRFGDVTDLVTEGDDRYVIQNAGDEITLRFDAEAFPPLPDGWKRTFLIYSDGWVKDGDLNTATGDRVVPLPARTLSGYPPPPEEGGAEAPDSELAEYLTRVVPPPEDR; via the coding sequence TTGACCTTCCTCGCGCTGATCGTTGGCTGCGGGGAGGCGGGGGCGCCCGTGCCGGAGGCGTCTCTGGCGGAGATCCTCGCGACGCGCGGGACGGCGGACGCGGCGCTTCAGCAGGACCGCCTGGAGGACGCGCGGTCCGACTACCAGCGCCTCGTCGAGATGGCGCCGGCGGAGGCCGCGGGGTACGCGGGTCTCGGCCTCACGGCGCTCAAGGCGGCGGACTACGAGGCGGCCGAGGAGAACCTCCTCGAGGCGCGCGAGCGGGCGCCGGACGATCCGGAGCTGACGCTGGCGCTCGCCACGCTGCGGACCGAGACGGGCGATTTCGGGGAGGCGCGGGCGCTGCTGGACGAGACGCTGGCGGCGGACCCGGGCCACGCGCGCAGCCTGTGGGGGCTGGCGGAGGTGGAGGCCCGGGCGGCGGGAGTGGACTCCGATGCCCGCGTGGACGTTCTCGCGCGCCTGGCCGCGGCCGCGCCGGGCAACCTGGCCGGCCTCGCCGCCCTCGCCGAAGCGCAACTCGCGCGCGGCGAACTCGACGCCGCCCTCGGCACGATCGAGAGCCTGCGCCAGGTCGCCCCGGACTTCCGGCCCGGGCCGCGCGCGGCCTTCGAGGCCGCCGAAGATGCCCTCCTGGATGGCGACGCCCCGACGGCGATCAGCCAGTTCGCGGATTTCCGCGCCGCATTCGAGGTCACCTCGCCCTACCAGGCGAGCCTCGAAGAGCTTAGGCAGCCGGGCGGCCCCCTCGCGGGCGTCGCGCAACTCGACTTCAGCTTCCTCGTCACGCTCCGCGTCCAGGAGCCGGAGGCCGTGCTCGGCGCCCTCCGCTATACCGAGGCGTCCGATCTGGCCGGGCTCGCGGCGCTTGCCCCCTCATCCGAAACCGGGGCCGCGACGGAGGCTCCCGTGGCCGCCGCGACGGCGATCGGCGACTTGGACGGGGACGGCGACGAAGATCTGCTGTGGAGCCGGGACGGGGAAGGGCGCGCCCTGCGCGTGGACCTCGGCCGCTACGTGGACGCCTCCGACGAGGTCGGCGCCATTGACGCGGGCGACGCCGTGGCCGCGATCTGGGTCGACTTCGACGACGACCGCCGTCTGGACGCCTGGTTCGCCGGGAGCGCACCGCGCGCCTACCGCAACGACCCGGCCGGAGGCTTCGAGGAGATCGCGCTCCCGCCGGCAGCTGGTTCGGCCGGCGCGGCGACCTCCGCGGCCCATGGCGTGTTCGCGGCGGACCTGGATCAGGACGGAGACCTCGACGTGTTCGAGCCGCACACGGGCGCGAACCGCCTCTTCCGCAACAACGGCGACCTCACCTTCGCCGAGATGGCGGCGGACTTCGGACTCGCGGGCCCGGCGGACGCCGACACGCGTGGCGCGGCCTTCGGCGACCTCGACGACGACCGCGACCTCGACATCGTGCTCGCGGAAGGCGACGGCGGCCTTCGCCTCCTCGACAACGAGCGCGCCGCCACCTTCGCCGAGCGGACGGAGCGCCTCTCGGATGCGGCGTCCGAGCCCGCGCAGGCCGTGGCGGTCGGCGACGTGAACGGAGACGGCTGGCTCGACATCGCGGCCGCCGGCGCCGACCGCGTCCGCCTGCTGCACGGCTCCCCCTCCGACGCCTTCACGCTCGCCGCCACTGTGCCGCTGAACGGCCTCGCCCCGCGCGACCTGCTCTTCGTCGACTTCGACAACGACGGCCGGCTGGATCTCGCCGTGGCCGGCACGCCCCCGGCCTCCGGCGCCCCGTCCGGCTCCGGGCTCCGGCTGTTCCGCAACGAAGGGGAAGGGCGGCTGGCGGCGGCCGACGACTTCCTCCCGGATCTGCCGTTCGCGCTTCGCTCCGTTCGTTCGTTCGACTACAACGAGGACGGCGACGCCGACCTCCTCGTCCTCGGAGCGGACGGGAACCCGCGTCTCCTGCGCAACGACGGCGGCAACGCGAACCACTACTTCCGACTCGACCTCGCCGGGCTGGGCGAGGGCAGCCGCAAGAACAACCGCTTCGGGATCGGCGCGCGCGTCGAGGTCCGGGCCGGCGACCTCTTCCAGGTCCACACCGTCACGGACCCCACCACTCTCATCGGCCTCGACGGCCGCCTGAAGGCGGACGTCGTCCGCGTCTACTGGCCGAACGGCGTCCCGCAGGACCTCTACTTCCCGGGCACCGACCAGGACCTTGTCGAGGAGCAGACGCTCAAGGGTTCCTGCCCGATGCTCTACGTGTGGGACGGCGACGGGTTCGAGTTCGTCGGCGACATGATGTGGAAGAGCGCGCTCGGCATGCCCCTCGGCATCCTCGGCGGCGGCCAGCGCGCCTACGCCCCCGCCTTCCCCTCGCAGGAGTACCGGCGCCTCCCGGACGGCGTGTTCCAGCCGCTGGATGGCGAGTACGTGATGCAGATCACCGAGGAACTGTGGGAGACGATCTACGTGGACGGTGTGAACCTCGTCGCCGTCGACCATCCCTCCGAGATCGACGTGTACGTGAACGAGGCCTTCATCCCCCCGGCGCCCATCGACCTCGAACTGTGGCGGGTGGGCGAGCGGCATGCCCCGGTCTCGGCGACGGACGAAGACGGGCGCGATCACCGGGAGGCGCTTGCCGAGCGCGACTTCGACTACGTCTCGTCGTTCCGGCCCGGCCGCTTCCAGGGGATCGCCGAGCCGCACGAACTCATCCTCGACCTCGGCCCCGAGGCCGCGTCGGGCGACGTCACCCTCTTCCTCACCGGATGGATCTTCCCCACCGACGCGAGCATCAACGTCGCGATGGGCCAGTCGGACGCCCTCGCGCCGCACTTCCCGGAACTCGACGTGATGGGCCCCGGCGGCGAGTGGCAGCCCGCGATCCCCGGCCTGAGCTTTCCGTCGGGCAAGGACAAGACGGTCGTCGCCGACCTGCGCGGCCTCTTCCCGACCGACGACCGGCGGGTGCGGATCCGCACGAACCTCATGGTCTACTGGGACGAGGCCTTCTTCACGACCGGCGCGGCGCACCCGGCGGCAGATGAGCATCGGGTGACGTCGCTCGCGCCCCGCAACGCGGACATCCACTACCGCGGCTTCGCGCGCGAATACCGAAAGGGCGGTCGCTACGGCCCCCACTGGTTCGACTACGACTCCGTCACGGTCGAGCCGCGCTGGCACGATCTGTTCGGCCTCTACACCCGCTTCGGCGACGTGACCGACCTCGTGACCGAGGGCGACGACCGCTACGTGATCCAGAACGCCGGCGACGAGATCACGCTCCGCTTCGACGCCGAGGCATTCCCGCCGTTGCCCGACGGTTGGAAGCGGACGTTCCTCATCTACTCCGACGGCTGGGTGAAGGACGGCGACCTCAACACCGCCACCGGCGACCGCGTCGTGCCGCTCCCCGCGCGAACCCTGTCCGGCTATCCGCCTCCTCCAGAGGAAGGGGGCGCCGAAGCCCCCGACTCGGAACTCGCGGAATATCTCACGCGCGTCGTCCCGCCCCCGGAGGACCGATGA
- a CDS encoding cupin domain-containing protein, whose product MSVVNLEEKFGLLREYWQPRVVAELNDYQFKIARVKGEFVWHDHADTDEAFFVLEGTLRIDLPDGAVEIGPGELYVVPRGVKHRPVAEEEVKLLLVEPRGVVNTGDEPGDLTAESDVWI is encoded by the coding sequence ATGAGCGTCGTGAACCTGGAGGAGAAGTTCGGCCTGCTGCGGGAGTACTGGCAGCCGCGCGTCGTCGCGGAGCTCAACGACTATCAGTTCAAGATCGCGCGCGTGAAGGGGGAGTTCGTGTGGCACGACCACGCGGACACCGACGAAGCGTTCTTCGTCCTCGAGGGCACGCTGCGGATCGACCTCCCCGATGGCGCCGTCGAGATCGGCCCGGGCGAACTCTACGTCGTCCCCCGCGGCGTGAAGCACCGTCCGGTCGCCGAGGAGGAAGTGAAGCTGTTGCTCGTCGAACCCCGCGGCGTCGTGAACACCGGCGACGAGCCCGGCGACCTCACCGCCGAATCCGACGTCTGGATCTGA
- a CDS encoding Uma2 family endonuclease yields the protein MMKPAIIGADLETTPARSYDVPTMPLPSITWQDVQQMPDDGNRYEAIEGDIYMTPAPSILHHRLTRALYEALKPLLHKPECGELFWAPVGVEFPATGEGVQPDLMFVSDERRGIIGEAGIVGPPDLVVEILSPSTASRDRSIKLRLYERQGVREYWIVDPAEGAVDVWRFGEERAHERFTETLPVRLGTEWVGAIDLEAVFAPDL from the coding sequence ATGATGAAGCCGGCGATCATAGGCGCGGACTTGGAGACGACTCCCGCCCGGAGCTATGATGTGCCGACCATGCCGCTTCCCTCGATCACCTGGCAGGACGTCCAGCAGATGCCGGACGACGGCAATCGCTACGAGGCGATCGAGGGCGACATCTACATGACCCCCGCCCCGTCGATCCTGCACCACCGCCTCACGAGAGCGTTGTACGAAGCCCTCAAGCCCCTCCTCCACAAGCCGGAATGCGGCGAGCTGTTCTGGGCGCCCGTCGGCGTCGAGTTCCCCGCGACGGGAGAAGGCGTGCAGCCGGACCTCATGTTCGTTTCCGACGAGCGTCGCGGGATCATCGGGGAGGCCGGGATCGTCGGGCCGCCCGACCTCGTCGTCGAGATTCTCTCCCCTTCGACGGCCAGCCGAGACCGCAGCATCAAGCTGCGACTCTACGAGCGCCAGGGCGTGAGGGAATACTGGATCGTTGACCCTGCCGAGGGCGCTGTCGACGTGTGGCGGTTCGGCGAGGAGCGTGCGCACGAGCGCTTCACGGAGACCCTCCCCGTCAGGCTCGGAACCGAATGGGTAGGTGCGATCGACCTGGAAGCCGTGTTCGCGCCCGACCTCTGA
- a CDS encoding amidase yields MIDRRGFIGASVAGGLGAVAAASGCAPEGGSDGPGAGDTGGATAVPPFELDEVTVDELQASMASGERTARSIAELYLERIEALDGQGPELRSIIETNPDALAIADELDAERAAGNVRGPLHGIPVALKDNIDTHDRMTTTAGSLALEGSIPPQDSFVAARLREAGTVILAKANLSEWAYFRGVRATSGWSARGGQCRNPYALDRNPCGSSSGSGVAASANLCALTVGTETGGSIMCPSSSNGIVGIKPTVGLWSRAGVIPISHSQDTAGPMCRTVRDAAILLGACIGVDPRDAATTASEGRRHADYTQFLDAAGLQGARIGVVRSFPGFDPRVLALFDEAIEAMRAEGAVIIDPANMDAAAWNDPLSLVLLEYEFKADLNAYLAGLGPDAPVKSLAEVIEFNERNADREMPHFGQERLIASQARGPLTDPEYLNAVATIQRANREDGIDRLARENDLDAIVAPTRDLPWPTDHIKGDRLDGGSSAAPAAIAGYPDITVPMGFVRGLPAGVSFFGPAWTEPTLLRIAYAYEQATQQRRAPTFAATLG; encoded by the coding sequence ATGATCGATCGACGAGGCTTCATCGGGGCGAGCGTCGCCGGGGGACTCGGCGCCGTGGCCGCGGCCTCGGGGTGCGCGCCGGAAGGTGGGTCCGACGGTCCCGGCGCCGGTGACACGGGCGGCGCGACGGCGGTGCCGCCGTTCGAGCTGGACGAAGTCACGGTCGACGAACTCCAGGCGAGCATGGCGTCGGGCGAGCGCACGGCCCGCTCGATCGCCGAGCTGTACCTCGAACGCATCGAGGCGCTGGACGGACAGGGCCCGGAGCTGCGCTCGATCATCGAGACGAACCCGGACGCGCTCGCCATCGCCGATGAACTGGACGCCGAGCGCGCGGCGGGGAACGTTCGCGGGCCGCTGCACGGCATTCCGGTTGCGCTCAAGGACAACATCGACACGCACGACCGGATGACGACGACGGCCGGGTCGCTGGCGCTGGAGGGGTCCATCCCTCCGCAGGACTCGTTCGTCGCCGCCCGGCTGCGCGAGGCGGGGACCGTCATCCTCGCCAAGGCGAACCTCAGCGAGTGGGCGTACTTCCGGGGCGTGCGCGCGACCTCCGGCTGGAGCGCGCGCGGCGGCCAGTGCCGGAACCCCTACGCGCTCGACCGGAACCCGTGCGGTTCGAGTTCCGGCTCCGGCGTCGCGGCGTCGGCGAATCTCTGCGCGCTCACCGTGGGGACGGAGACGGGCGGTTCCATCATGTGTCCCTCCTCGAGCAACGGGATCGTGGGGATCAAGCCCACGGTCGGGCTCTGGAGCCGGGCCGGGGTCATCCCCATCTCCCATTCGCAGGACACGGCGGGACCCATGTGCCGGACGGTCCGCGACGCCGCCATCCTGCTCGGCGCATGCATCGGCGTCGACCCGCGCGATGCCGCCACCACCGCGAGCGAAGGCCGGAGGCACGCCGACTACACGCAGTTTCTCGACGCGGCCGGCCTTCAGGGCGCGCGCATCGGCGTCGTGCGCAGCTTCCCCGGCTTCGACCCGCGCGTGCTCGCGCTGTTCGACGAGGCGATCGAGGCCATGCGGGCCGAGGGTGCGGTGATCATCGATCCCGCAAACATGGACGCCGCGGCCTGGAACGACCCGCTGTCGCTCGTGCTGTTGGAGTACGAGTTCAAGGCCGACCTCAACGCCTACCTTGCCGGACTGGGGCCGGACGCCCCGGTGAAGAGCCTGGCCGAGGTCATCGAGTTCAACGAGCGGAACGCGGACCGGGAGATGCCGCACTTCGGCCAGGAGCGCCTGATCGCCTCGCAGGCGAGGGGGCCGCTCACGGACCCCGAATACCTGAACGCGGTCGCCACGATTCAGCGCGCGAACCGGGAGGATGGGATCGACCGCCTCGCGCGGGAGAACGACCTGGATGCGATCGTCGCTCCGACGCGCGACCTCCCGTGGCCGACCGACCACATCAAGGGCGACAGGCTCGACGGGGGATCGTCCGCCGCGCCCGCCGCGATCGCCGGCTATCCGGACATCACCGTGCCGATGGGGTTCGTGCGCGGGCTGCCGGCGGGGGTTTCGTTCTTCGGCCCGGCCTGGACGGAGCCCACGCTGCTGCGGATCGCCTACGCGTACGAGCAGGCCACACAGCAGCGCAGGGCGCCGACGTTCGCCGCAACGCTCGGCTGA